The following coding sequences are from one Epinephelus fuscoguttatus linkage group LG5, E.fuscoguttatus.final_Chr_v1 window:
- the urb1 gene encoding nucleolar pre-ribosomal-associated protein 1 isoform X1, whose translation MGKKRQNQDSAESDSPVKKEVPEFNGTVFKAMLKEPNTTMKGLETFISTAKKLPCSDLYDVVEGYIKISMECAEIFKLLDKERLMESEMMLIFESLEMILLRTASDLSHFNMVGNAIVKKTVSSYLKLLQGSFHSENHRFVRQCLSLLSAMVSQGPEAAREILSQIHVNKALSALAKRKDKRGRPDVRMAFIQFVLSFLVSGDNATVGQILEIKELLPEILSTGLKEERMSIVNLILSTLKTRVVLNKAISKTQKVRFFTPAVLANIASLYKWNGIVDATTDDDRMLDDSEHAGISVIRELVHSFLLDLCCSRKHGISFHDASFGTAGRAGNIVLLQFLVGQKQATEDELVMELVVNVLKACPDMLSRYFQETQYSYTPRLKSAWQDNVKLLKKIYEAQPEISTVFQTHEVIPLPRLLSMIMVISLPPVCNKAFFTQGLGLANTAVQLTTLSMMNFILKRANKNIEYLLDKSECHSSDVYTCDMMEDLVQQYRETLSKILPDMTSIVAKWQSLSKKEKTDGEEKPIKTEGSVEQTDNKNEVPAVAETAEVILLKTLILQVICLYQKVVPHLVGQCKFDFSKLLKGIVSEKGVREEVPPVLQYQILQLALDLPASKFSWFRIQDVADTESSSGEKSVLYLLLKMFVSSSSSSSSSHLKTSTRMLVLKVLKDSGVFEYTWTELELWVDQLARVETNQQETVIQFLERVLVKLVCNSHTYTDKVASLVQEAAYLQANLSSQEGDAASIPVSHIDDVLDMLDVIMEGNEGEMEEFGPSLSEDLIIQTFPFSVVVPAALEARNKLPADKGVVYEYLSAVLSDVLHCQREPLPLCLALLQYDKELLSAELSASPHPSIIHLHQYYSKWLPQQCQEQLFKSSECHSKGLSTPISFTALMKSAYSQGPSALLEDTFRKNLEGTLASMSMADFPVAIKQILLYIKSTVENVGTFSKDIGTAPLRTLMGILLDLVTKLQGFHETTNSEPTATENSKEGSDLFLEINESSPVEANKEQILVSALGSILKHPCLEQWFLALELAALPPHTLNPVRLKHLCAQLNDDILALLKTSAPTLCDLGHLELICSYMGAIEKAVLKELVEKGSQPAKKQSRPFQALLSLHSYMDSCNLREVVSKLLLLPQESLIFPSSEGTQAELSAYGHAALQILTESKANSSHDHANFLSQAHLHGLSTLLLSCSSPALEAFLLQTLSSEPGSAKLIHTDVLLHCLQWPHPDTQAISCLLLQNCSTHRLCFEMWCLEPADMEKLSDQTDRFLPLIRAYLQMANREDPARPKDVQKEVLKALKQALLARLSQCVLGNLTEDSGAQLAETLASLIKLSANIKDIRDLINNLPNALQKVDSFERWQLVDVITEKLADCPEEQETWRKSVTTAALKCLITAYTHSKDEAFSRSEQEQSILERLQGLLTSAEDITATEWNSFVKNGLKYRYRNHHFLNTLSKLLEVMYGGSEVQKDLIPLSTIHMMTSSHSLFLPTMLGSDEDPSRCQAKEALVSLLLCLVKKCSTVCNINHFVVLLGAYGVTLSTSDQKLLLLLQEYERNNVSLLKFQSFLWGRAAVEHHKTRKSLGASLWKQTSSDDLLALLKTDRMLYTIAHFPQQHRIILQDDKEPLYNSNAVKDLGDLYDPRFLLPLFSTILQPECVIDCLKFVSSHALGLTVMALSSYDPNVRAAGYHVLSCFYQHLEGARFREKRQLLYLMDTVKNGIRQQNQRLPFVLTTYIAKVAQQMLKPEDHMYVVLNRFLLSHQSLDFRRVPEFFKLFYGFDLEHKMEREWILSVLEEGISDGHCYELCEQQGIFQTLLGFSSSPLCDEHSQAQIIRVLCQAARVNRAAYNLTKSCGLLTWMIQVAEKRSVDQQLLSAIIDLLHVLWFTNLGQKEKQVDGAKNSSSTEKSQSSVKCLPLPLISEFLCVALTISRRLRLRVKAAQLSLFVQTLCSILKHRGTALSVNKQADRLTFHPQPLSCTEALALLLCWASLSHNTALLTQIQALSEKHKVKELLGIGKDKARGKGSFSQACMQKENLAEDAEAEKQEESLLTECKFFLSSIFVHWEPVFPLSEPQLAQPRVKLDPSWLATDTAHLLTKWSLRCLVEDSCDENRTKEFLHWVQKAVLKHREIMNVVFLDPVMKADILQLYHQAFEAQCHSSVSERVQVLQLFTEIMIRLLETQGHLPELHHTVISACLPEATHDQSRREAGLFLLSSYIHELWSGASSAELFLSHVSLVNRAKCKRQRASKSSLTQTAIRSICNDIITMKS comes from the exons ATGGGTAAAAAGCGCCAAAACCAAGACTCGGCGGAGTCTGACTCTCCGGTGAAAAAAGAAGTTCCGGAGTTCAATGGGACTGTATTCAAAGCTATGCTGAAAGAACCAAACACAACTATGAAAG GACTGGAGACATTCATATCAACCGCCAAGAAGCTGCCATGCTCTGACCTGTATGATGTGGTTGAAGGTTACATTAAAATCTCCATGGagtgtgcagaaatattcaaattgcTGGATAAAGAAAGGCTTATGGAGAGTGAG ATGATGCTGATTTTTGAGAGCTTGGAGATGATCCTTCTCAGGACAGCCAGTGACCTGTCCCACTTCAACATGGTTGGCAATGCTATTGTGAAAAAGACTGTTTCTAGCTACTTGAAACTTCTGCAGGGATCTTTCCATTCAGAGAATCACAG GTTTGTCCGTCAGTGCCTCAGTCTTCTGTCTGCCATGGTGTCTCAGGGTCCAGAAGCTGCCAGAGAGATTCTTAGTCAGATCCATGTCAATAAAGCTCTTTCTGCACTGGCAAAGAGAAAGGATAAGAGG GGAAGACCTGATGTCCGCATGGCTTTTATCCAGTTTGTGCTGTCCTTTTTGGTGTCTGGAGATAATGCCACAGTTGGGCAGATATTAGAAATCAAAG AACTTCTGCCAGAGATCCTGAGTACAGGTctgaaggaggagaggatgtCCATTGTCAATCTGATTTTGTCCACACTGAAGACAAGG GTTGTGCTAAACAAGGCCATAAGTAAAACGCAGAAAGTGCGTTTTTTCACACCTGCTGTATTAGCCAACATAGCATCTCTGTATAAATGGAATGGGATTGTGGATGCAACCACTGATGACGACAGG aTGCTGGATGACTCAGAGCATGCTGGGATATCTGTCATTCGGGAGCTTGTTCACAGTTTCCTTCTTGACCTGTGTTGCTCTCGTAAGCATGGCATCAGCTTTCATGATGCCAGCTTTGGCACAGCTGGCAG gGCCGGCAACATTGTCTTGCTTCAGTTTTTAGTGGGGCAGAAGCAGGCCACAGAGGATGAATTGGTGATGGAGCTGGTGGTGAATGTGCTGAAAGCTTGTCCTGACATGCTGTCTAGATACTTCCAGGAAACTCAGTATTCGTACACCCCCCGCCTCAAAAGTGCTTGGCAGGACAATGTCAAGTTACTTAAAAAG ATCTACGAGGCCCAGCCAGAGATTTCCACAGTCTTCCAAACTCATGAGGTCATTCCTCTCCCCCGTCTGCTGTCCATGATCATGGTGATATCTCTTCCTCCGGTCTGTAACAAGGCCTTCTTCACACAGGGCCTTGGT CTTGCCAACACAGCAGTGCAGCTCACAACTCTGTCCATGatgaatttcattttaaaaagagcCAATAAGAATATAGAGTACCTCTTGGATAAGTCTGAGTGTCACAGCTCAGATGTATACACTTGTGACATGATGGAGGATTTGGTGCAGCAGTACAGGGAGACACTGAGCAAG ATTTTGCCCGATATGACGAGTATTGTTGCAAAGTGGCAGTCACTTAGCAAGAAGGAAAAGACGGACGGTGAAGAAAAGCCGATCAAAACTGAAGGCAGTGTTGAACAGACAGATAATAAAAACGAAGTGCCTG cagTTGCTGAGACAGCTGAAGTGATCCTACTGAAGACTCTGATTCTTCAGGTCATATGTCTTTACCAGAAAGTTGTACCACATCTGGTTGGCCAGTGTAAATTTGACTTCAGCAAGCTCTTAAAAG GGATTGTATCAGAGAAAGGAGTGAGGGAAGAAGTTCCCCCAGTTTTGCAGTATCAGATACTGCAGTTGGCCTTAGACCTCCCTGCAAGCAAGTTCTCCTGGTTCCGCATACAG GATGTTGCAGATACAGAATCATCTTCTGGAGAGAAGTCAGTACTGTACCTCCTTCTCAAGATgtttgtcagcagcagcagcagcagcagcagcagccatctGAAAACCTCCACGCGGATGCTGGTTCTAAAA GTGCTAAAAGACAGTGGGGTATTTGAGTACACCTGGACTGAGCTTGAGCTCTGGGTCGACCAGCTAGCAAGAGTAGAGACAAACCAACAGGAGACTGTCATTCAGTTCTTGGAGAGA GTGCTGGTGAAACTTGTGTGCAattctcacacatacacagataagGTTGCCAGCCTGGTCCAGGAGGCAGCTTATCTGCAGGCTAATCTGAGTAGCCAAGAGGGTGACGCTGCTAGTATCCCAGTCTCACACATAGATG ATGTCTTAGACATGCTGGATGTCATTATGGAGGGTAATGAAGGTGAAATGGAGGAGTTCGGCCCATCTCTGAGTGAAGACCTCATTATCCAGACCTTCCCCTTCAGTGTGGTGGTACCTGCTGCTCTGGAGGCCCGAAACAAACTGCCAGCAGACAAGG GGGTGGTCTATGAGTACTTGTCTGCGGTGCTGTCAGATGTGCTGCACTGTCAGAGAGAGCCACTCCCCCTCTGTCTGGCTCTGCTGCAGTATGATAAAGAGCTTTTATCTGCAGAACTCTCTGCTTCTCCTCATCCCTCCATCATACACCTTCATCAGTATTACTCCAAGTGGCTACCACAGCAGTGCCAGGAGCAACTG TTCAAGTCCTCTGAATGCCATTCAAAGGGATTGTCAACCCCCATTTCATTCACTGCACTGATGAAATCTGCGTATAGCCAAGGACCAAGCGCTTTACTAGAGGACACCTTCAGGAAGAATTTAGAAGGAACTCTAGCTTCCATGTCCATGGCTGATTTTCCAGTAGCAATCAAGCAGATCTTACTCTACATAAAATCCACAGTGGAAAACGTTGGCACG TTCTCCAAAGACATAGGAACTGCTCCCTTGAGGACCTTAATGGGAATACTCCTGGATTTGGTGACCAAGCTACAAGGCTTTCATGAGACTACAAACTCTGAGCCAACAGCAACAGAGAACTCCAAAGAAGGATCAGACCTCTTCCTGGAAATAAACGAGTCATCCCCAGTAGAAGCCAATAAAGAGCAG ATCCTTGTTTCTGCCCTTGGCTCCATACTCAAGCATCCATGTTTGGAGCAGTGGTTTCTGGCTCTGGAGCTGGCtgctttgcctcctcacactcTGAACCCTGTCAGGCTAAAGCATCTGTGTGCTCAGCTGAATGATGACATTCTGGCCTTGCTAAAGACCAGTGCCCCCACTCTCTGTGATCTTGGTCACCTGGAGCTTATCTGTAGCTACATGGGGGCAATAGAAAAAGCTGTGCTCAAGGAACTGGTGGAGAAGGGGTCCCAGCCTGCAAAAAAGCAGTCCAGACCTTTCCAGGCCCTCTTGTCTCTGCACAGCTACATGGATTCCTGCAATCTGAGAGAAGTGGTTTCGAAGTTGCTACTTCTCCCCCAGGAGAGCCTAATCTTTCCCAGCAGTGAGGGCACACAAGCTGAGCTTAGTGCCTATGGTCATGCAGCACTGCAGATCCTCACAGAGTCTAAAGCTAACTCTTCCCATGACCACGCTAACTTTCTATCTCAGGCACACCTCCATGGCCTGAGCACTCTGCTGCTGTCCTGTTCCAGCCCTGCGCTGGAGGCCTTCCTGCTGCAGACTCTGTCGAGTGAGCCAGGCAGTGCTAAACTCATCCACACAGATGTGCTGCTGCACTGTCTCCAGTGGCCTCACCCAGACACTCAAGCCATCAGCTGTCTACTGCTGCAGAACTGCTCCACACACCGCCTCTGCTTTGAGATGTGGTGCCTAGAGCCAGCAGACATGGAGAAGCTCTCAGACCAGACAGACAGATTCCTTCCACTAATCAGAGCATACCTACAGATGGCAAATAGAGAAGACCCTGCCAGGCCAAAAGATG TGCAGAAAGAGGTTTTAAAGGCCTTGAAGCAAGCACTGCTCGCCAGATTGTCCCAGTGTGTTCTGGGAAACCTGACAGAAGACTCAGGAGCCCAGCTTGCTGAAACACTAGCCAGTCTGATCAAGCTCTCTGCAAACATCAAGGACATCAGGGACTTGATCAACAATCTGCCCAATGCTCTTCAAAAAGTGGACAGTTTTGAAAG ATGGCAACTAGTTGATGTTATTACTGAGAAACTGGCTGATTGTCCAGAAGAACAAGAAACCTGGAGGAAGTCTGTCACCACCGCTGCCCTCAAGTGCCTCATCACTGCTTACACTCATTCTAAAGATGAGGCCTTTTCCCGGTCAGAGCAAGAGCAGAGCATCCTGGAAAGACTGCAAGGACTCCTA ACATCAGCTGAAGACATCACTGCAACTGAATGGAACAGTTTTGTCAAGAATGGACTGAA ATATCGCTACAGAAATCACCACTTTCTGAACACACTGAGCAAACTGTTGGAAGTGATGTATGGTGGCAGTGAAGTCCAGAAGGATCTGATTCCTTTATCCACCATTCACATGATGACCAGCAGCCATTCTCTGTTCCTGCCCACCATGTTGGGCTCGGATGAAGACCCTAGTAGGTGTCAAGCTAAAG AAGCACTAGTGTCCCTACTTCTCTGTTTAGTGAAGAAATGCTCAACAGTTTGTAACATCAATCACTTTGTTGTACTTTTGGGAGCATATGGAGTAACACTGAGTACTTCAG ATCAAAAGCTGTTACTGCTTCTACAAGAATATGAAAGAAACAATGTCAGTCTGCTGAAATTCCA ATCCTTCTTGTGGGGCCGTGCAGCTGTGGAGCACCACAAGACCAGGAAAAGCCTTGGAGCTTCTCTGTGGAAGCAAACCAGCTCAGATGACTTGTTGGCCCTGCTGAAAACTGACAGGATGCTCTACACGATTGCGCACTTTCCCCAGCAACACAGAATCATCCTGCAG GATGATAAGGAGCCACTGTACAATAGCAATGCAGTTAAGGACCTTGGGGATTTGTATGATCCCCGTTTTCTTTTGCCTCTATTCAGCACCATACTGCAGCCAG agtgtgtgatTGACTGCCTCAAGTTTGTATCCAGTCATGCCCTTGGACTAACTGTAATGGCTCTAAGTAGCTACGACCCAAATGTGAGAGCGGCAGGGTACCATGTGCTGAGCTGCTTCTACCAACACCTGGAGGGTGCTCGGTTTAGAGAGAAGAGACAG CTGCTGTACTTGATGGACACAGTGAAGAATGGAATTCGACAGCAGAATCAAAGACTTCCATTTGTCCTGACCACTTACATTGCCAAAGTGGCTCAGCAGATGCTCAAACCTG AGGACCACATGTACGTGGTGTTAAACAGGTTTCTCCTGTCCCATCAGAGTTTGGATTTCAGGAGAGTCCCAGAGTTCTTCAAGCTATTCTATGGCTTTGACTTGGag CATAAAATGGAACGTGAGTGGATCTTGAGTGTGCTGGAAGAAGGGATAAGTGATGGACACTGCTATGAACTGTGTGAACAACAAGGCATCTTTCAGACCCTTCTAGGCTTCAGCAGCAGCCCCCTGTGTGATGAACATTCCCAG GCACAGATTATCAGGGTTTTGTGCCAGGCTGCCCGTGTCAACAGAGCAGCTTATAACCTCACCAAGAGCTGTGGGCTCCTAACCTGGATGATACAGGTGGCTGAAAAAAG GAgtgtagaccagcagctgctaAGTGCCATCATAGATCTGCTCCATGTGTTGTGGTTTACTAACCTTGGGCAGAAAGAGAAGCAGGTGGATGGAGCCAAGAACTCCTCATCTACAGAGAAATCTCAGAGCTCTGTGAAGTGCCTCCCACTCCCACTCATCAGCGAATTCCTGTGTGTGGCATTAACTATCAGCAGACGCCTCAG GTTACGTGTGAAGGCCGCTCAGCTCAGCCTATTTGTACAGACTCTTTGCTCTATACTGAAGCATCGTGGGACGGCACTCAGTGTAAATAAACAGGCTGACCGGCTAACATTCCACCCACAACCTCTCTCTTGTACCGAAGCCCTCGCTCTGCTTCTCTGTTGGGCCTCCCTGTCCCACAACACGGCCCTCTTAACCCAGATACAAGCTTTGTCTGAAAAGCACAAAGTGAAGGAATTGCTGG GGATTGGGAAGGATAAGGCCCGAGGTAAAGGCTCCTTTTCCCAGGCCTGCATGCAAAAAGAGAACCTGGCAGAAGATGCTGAGGCTGAGAAACAAGAAGAGAGTCTCCTCACAGAGTGTAAATTTTTCCTCAGCAGTATCTTTGTTCACTGGGAGCCTGTGTTTCCCCTCTCTGAGCCCCAGCTGGCTCAGCCAAGAGTCAAACTGGATCCCAGTTGGTTGGCCACTGATACTGCACACCTGCTCACCAAGTGGTCCCTGAGGTGCTTGGTGGAGGACTCGTGTGatgaaaacagaacaaaagagTTCTTGCACTGGGTCCAAAAGGCAGTgctaaaacacagagaaattatgaatgttgtgtttcttgATCCCGTCATGAAAGCCGACATTCTTCAACTCTACCATCAGGCCTTTGAAGCTCAGTGTCACTCCAGCGTTTCAGAAAGAGTGCAAGTCCTCCAGCTTTTTACCGAGATTATGATACGCTTACTAGAGACCCAAGGCCACCTTCCAGAGTTACATCATACAGTCATCTCTGCCTGCCTGCCAGAGGCCACACATGATCAGTCTAGACGTG AAGCAGGGCTGTTTCTGTTGTCATCATATATCCATGAGCTGTGGAGCGGAGCCTCGTCAGCAGAGCTTTTTCTGTCTCATGTCAGTTTGGTGAACAGAGCCAAGTGTAAGAGACAGAGAGCATCCAAATCATCACTGACTCAAACAGCCATCAGATCCATCTGTAATGACATCATTACCATGAAGAGTTAA